A stretch of Candidatus Neomarinimicrobiota bacterium DNA encodes these proteins:
- a CDS encoding tetratricopeptide repeat protein, whose amino-acid sequence LTALKALLDRQEQIQKQGTSISTDIEADPLAVWRTIADIHFRLGQWQDAANAYQTCLNDNLNSENVLKQYFKTLEKLEDWPTALDVLGKLIQLTGESPMYLNAIGTILLRMQEYEAALQTYLQLNRLQPEVIETRRKIASLYAKTGKLDEAQKWLL is encoded by the coding sequence CTCTTACAGCTTTAAAAGCATTACTTGATCGACAGGAACAGATTCAAAAACAGGGCACAAGTATCTCGACTGATATTGAAGCTGATCCGTTGGCAGTATGGAGAACCATAGCTGACATCCACTTCAGGCTGGGACAATGGCAGGACGCTGCAAATGCGTATCAAACCTGTTTGAATGATAATCTGAATTCTGAGAATGTCTTAAAACAATATTTCAAGACTTTGGAAAAATTGGAAGATTGGCCCACAGCCCTTGATGTGCTTGGCAAGTTGATCCAACTGACAGGGGAATCACCAATGTATCTAAATGCTATTGGAACCATTCTACTGAGAATGCAAGAATATGAAGCAGCCCTGCAAACCTATTTACAGCTAAACCGCCTACAGCCTGAGGTCATTGAAACGAGAAGAAAGATTGCATCACTCTACGCCAAGACCGGTAAGCTGGATGAGGCTCAGAAGTGGCTGTTATAA
- a CDS encoding response regulator — MNKRTSLKKKTLLVVEDDKGSRLLIKHFLEKLDLDVIDAETGEEALELVKNEPVEGMLLDIALGAGINGLDLGEKLKADQRFKDVPMVAVTAFDKDSLKKLEEIGFTGYLHKPYSADELKALLHEQTIHNQRRKLLL, encoded by the coding sequence ATGAACAAACGGACATCATTGAAAAAGAAAACACTCCTTGTGGTTGAGGATGACAAAGGGTCACGCCTGTTGATAAAACATTTTCTGGAGAAGCTTGATCTAGACGTCATTGATGCTGAAACTGGAGAAGAAGCCCTTGAATTGGTCAAGAATGAACCGGTTGAAGGCATGTTACTGGACATTGCTCTGGGAGCCGGGATAAATGGGTTGGATCTGGGTGAAAAATTAAAAGCAGATCAACGCTTCAAAGATGTACCCATGGTTGCAGTAACAGCCTTTGATAAGGATTCACTGAAAAAGCTGGAAGAGATCGGATTTACCGGATACCTGCACAAGCCTTATTCAGCTGACGAGCTAAAGGCACTTCTGCACGAACAAACCATACACAATCAGCGCCGTAAATTATTATTATAG